The proteins below come from a single Eriocheir sinensis breed Jianghai 21 chromosome 11, ASM2467909v1, whole genome shotgun sequence genomic window:
- the LOC126996777 gene encoding acetylgalactosaminyl-O-glycosyl-glycoprotein beta-1,3-N-acetylglucosaminyltransferase-like has protein sequence MKFLFRKKWKRGKTFAEKLPWVAIQSDLLEATLGSRGSSRSNSPGPEEGLAGPGWCGRVCLLRVLQLTLLLATLAAAANFLASALVAVPAARPRPLLSPVAEDALPRAAPATLLDLDDFELLQEAAAACGPARLFFVFLVHSRPDHFRQRQAIRATWGGARDLGDGWAARTVFLLGRGGGGGGGEGAAPDSAGLDMEDVVAREAERHGDLVVGSFVDHYHNLTYKHVMALRWAARRCSHATFLVKADDDAFIDVPALRALLGRTFSLPPPRRTLACNVLPAGTRPQRAGKWAVSERDYPWPEYPRYCAGLSYVATPDVADLLARAAQAGVAPRVWVDDVWVTGLLTEALGLRPHYLNLRYSYDHVELSQWAAHARPAAAPPYIFVHLDPNLPDWRPVLDTLWSHALAAQNATQEPPTTTAPPTAS, from the coding sequence agCGACTTGCTGGAGGCGACGCTGGGCAGCCGCGGCAGCAGCCGCAGCAACAGCCCCGGGCCTGAGGAGGGCCTCGCGGGGCCTGGCTGGTGCGGGCGCGTGTGCCTGCTGAGGGTGCTGCAGCTCACCCTTCTGCTGGCCACCCTCGCCGCGGCGGCCAACTTTCTCGCCTCCGCCCTGGTGGCCGTGCCCGCGGCGCGCCCACGCCCGCTGCTGTCCCCCGTGGCCGAGGATGCGCTGCCCCGCGCAGCGCCCGCCACCCTGCTGGACCTGGACGACTTCGAGCTGCTGCAGGAGGCCGCGGCGGCGTGCGGCCCCGCGCGGCTCTTCTTCGTGTTCCTGGTACACTCCCGCCCCGATCACTTCCGGCAGCGGCAGGCCATCCGCGCCACGTGGGGCGGCGCGCGGGACCTGGGCGACGGCTGGGCAGCGCGCACTGTGTTCCTGCTggggcgcggcggcggcggcggcggcggggaaggggCGGCACCGGACAGCGCGGGGCTAGACATGGAGGACGTGGTAGCGCGGGAGGCGGAGCGCCACGGGGACTTGGTGGTGGGCTCCTTCGTGGACCACTACCACAACCTGACCTACAAGCACGTGATGGCTCTGCGCTGGGCGGCACGTCGCTGCTCGCACGCCACCTTCCTCGTCAAGGCGGACGACGACGCCTTCATCGACGTGCCAGCGTTGCGGGCGCTGCTGGGCCGCACCTTCAGtctgccgccgccgcgccgcaCGCTGGCCTGCAACGTGCTGCCGGCGGGCACGCGGCCGCAGCGGGCGGGCAAGTGGGCGGTGAGCGAGCGTGACTACCCCTGGCCCGAGTACCCTCGCTACTGCGCCGGCCTGTCCTATGTGGCCACGCCCGACGTGGCGGACCTGCTGGCACGCGCGGCGCAGGCTGGCGTGGCCCCCAGGGTGTGGGTGGACGACGTGTGGGTGACGGGCCTCCTCACCGAGGCGCTGGGCCTCAGGCCGCACTACCTCAACCTGCGCTACTCCTACGACCACGTCGAGCTGAGCCAGTGGGCCGCGCACGCCCGCCCCGCCGCGGCGCCGCCCTACATCTTCGTGCACCTGGACCCCAACCTACCGGACTGGCGGCCCGTCCTCGACACGCTGTGGAGCCACGCCCTCGCCGCCCAGAACGCTACCCAGGAGCCGCCTACCACCACGGCCCCGCCCACGGCCTCGTAG